CATCTTTTGGCACTGTAATTATGTTAAAAAGTTATGGTATGATACCTCTGTGTTTAACAAAGATAAGATACtctctaattttaatttaattggcattttgaaaatgtagttaataCATCAAacgttaatttttgattagcaatacgcattgctaagaacttcatttggacaactttaaaggtgattttctcaataattttttttgcaccctcagattcctgattttcaaatattgtcatatcctaacaaaccatacatcaattgaaagcttatttatccagcttttAGTTGCTTCTCAGTTGTTTTGTTgtataaaacttaatttatataaaaaagaaagtctcttatgactggttttggggtccagagtcacatattagcTGTAATTGTTTCTCttcatttaactttttattttgtacattttaatatCGATTATTCTTACTATAAGATTTTTTCCCCCTTTACTCACAATTATTAGCCTATatcttaaactgcatttttgtgtaCCTCGATAGACAATTCATGGATTTTCTGGTCCTTgttctatattttttattcatataaaaatGTACACTACATCAACAAAGGAACAAATAATTTagcattaaattaaatgtaatataatctaTTTTAATATTCTGTTAAAAtcctgtttatatatatatatattttttagaaaaaacattttccaaaattAGGTTTGATTTGCAGAGATAAGCGTGTACACTATCACTGTTTTATctttgaaataaatatattttaggcGTAATGGTCAATTttggaaaaaacaacaactaataaagattacatacactaccagtcaaaagtttttgaacaggttttttttaatgttttttctaaagaagtctcttctgttcaccaagcctgcatttatttgatccaaagtactttttttttggtacaaaaacaaaaacagtaccgttttgaattatttttgccatttaaaataactgttttctatttaaatatattttaaaatgtaatttatttgatgtcaaagctaaattttttgcatcattacagtcacatcatccttcagaaatcattctaatattccgatttgctgttaaaaaaacatttattactattattatgttgaaaacagctgagtaaatttttgtcaggtttctttgatgaatagaaagttcacaagaggagcatttatctgaaacagaaatctgttgtaacataaatgtctttatcatgctTTAatacccttgctaaataaaagtatcaatttgtatgatttctttcccccaaaagtaaaaattatactgactctatgcttttgaatggtataatgttacaaaagctttttaatttcagataaatgctgatctttgcatcaaagaatactgataaaaacggttttgaatattgataataataataaaaaagttccaCAGAAAGTCATATAAAAAAACAAGTCCTAAAGTTTTGAAAGAGCATGAAGTGAGTGAACTTCGTGTGCCTGTAGCTTTCAATCTTTCCACTCCACGTGTAACTGTAGATATGTTAATATTCAGGTTTTGAAGAGTTATCAGACAGAGATTATaaaaacttctcctttaaacattgataattaaAAATCTAGCTTGATAAGCTGCACAAACACACGCAGACAAGCATCTTCAGTATTTCACAAACGTTTCAAATTTTGCTGCAATCTTTTCTCTAAACTTAAGTGCTTTCACTTCCACATACAGACAAAACCAGTGATTAATTTACAgtctttattttcatttcatgtcgtTTTGCCTTTCTCTCGTCCAATTCCCCTCGTCTGTCCAGTCAGTGTCCTCCATGTGTTTTGCAGAGCGACTCTCGCCATCATAAGTGTAATGGTAAAATTTCGTCTATACCATTCCCTGAAATACAAAAGGTTTGAAAGAAATAAATAACATGGACTTAACCTTGTAACACAACATTTTTCTTTGAGGAATTGTTTATATTTACattgttaaaattaattttaaatgtttttgttgttgttgttgttatcagTTTTGATACATTGGGCTTTTATTGCTCATATATAGAATGATAGTATGATATAGAAGAATATGGAGTTTATACTCAAGGAAATAAACAGCTTTATTCTGTaactgagcaaaaatatgcaaaaaaaaaaaacagtaggatGAAATTCTGACAACTTTTAgtgtaaatcaatgagatctttataACATAGCATAGAATACTACTtgcataaaatgcatataaatatcagGTATCACTCTCTATATACTCTATTTTTcccttcttaagcatcagtgagtgtttaaactttccataatagttgcatatgggtcgctcagttgtcctcagtgtgaaaagatgaatctcaaaatcctacagtcattgttggaaagggttcaaatacataaaaaggctgaaaaacccccaaaatttgagggacctgaaggatttttctgaagaacatgggcggtttaactgctcaggacaaacagagactcatgaactatcacaaaacaaaaaacacagtacTAAgattcaaggggatgtaaacttttgaacagggtcatttttataaattcaactattattttctcttgtggactatatgtaaacttcttgtatgtgaaatattttattcaggtcagtactaaataaaaaaaacatgcattttgtatgatccctcgtattttggtaaaatgattgacattttgcagattctgaaaggtgtatgtaaacttttgacttcaactgtaaatgctTGGTTTAGGattaaaaatgttgtagattttAATGTGGGGGCAAAACCTAATGCAAAGCAATACAGATGATGATTGAAAGTCTGATGTATCATTTTTGATactaatattttaccaaaatagtaTTTATGGATAAATCAAGTAAAACTGATTATCCAGTACAATGAGTGttcttgaaaattaaaaaaagtaaataaattactAACAATACTGTCACTACTATGCAATAGTACTAACAATATAAAAGTTTTTTTACACTGACTTAAAAATCAAGTATTTGAATAATAATCTCACCTGTTATAACCGGCATGTCTCGTAATGTTTTTGTCTAAAAAGTGTTTGTAAAATACTGCCATTTCCTCACTGCTTAAAGTCCTTTTCCTTCCTGGAACCATAATAAATGGCACATTATACACAAGACATGTCCACAACAACTTTAAGATTAAATGATCAGGTCGATCAATACGAGTTTGTCAATGATTGATTCTTAAACATGTACATTTGCTCATATCTTTGCCAGTTAGTGTGATAAACATACTGTAGGCAGTGTTCATATTTAGACAGCTCACCATTATCATCTCTTTCTGACAACCCTTTTGCGGTCAGTTGTGATTTCACATATTCTTCTCTTTCCTGTtagaaaaaattaataaataaataaatgggtcaatcggaatttttttttcaaacaaggTAACATCAGAATCAAGAAAGTCCATTTAGGCTCAGCAGCATATTAAGCATATATTCTGCAAGTATCtaaagcaggggtgcccaaactcagtcctgaAGGACAAGTGTCCTGCTGAGTTTAGCTGCAACTTGCTTTAACACACCTGCTGGGAATTTTCTAGCacgcctagtaagagcttgaacTAAAcgctgcaggacaccggccctccaggaccaagtttgggcacccctgctctaaaCAAATAAGCATTTACAACACAATACTTCCCCCTAGTGGTGATAATGGTACTTCATGGAGGATCTCAATAGCTAAAGTAACTATTCCACATGTTAAATGTGTTTCCTGCATTAAACTGCTTGGTTTTAAAGCTTGGACCAAACAACTGTGGTTCACACCTTGGTAAATGTGAAGTTCTGGTTGGTCCAGAACTCATGGTTCCAGTCTTCAGTCTCCTGTCTCAGATGCCTCAACTTCCTTTCTAGTGGCGTCTCATTCTCTGGGATGTGATATATGATCGGCCTCAGGTTTGACAATCTGTCTGGTGGACCAATCCAGTCATATTTTGATGATGCTGCTGGACTGAATCCAGTCCTCtacaatacaaatattaaaacaagGCTGCAttagaaatttccaaaaatgaatGACAGCTATACATCCAGTTAAAATTAGGTAACTTCAGGCAACTGCATCTACACAGCAACTTTGCCTAaattaaaagtatatataaaatattaaatatcaataatcattaaaaaaatgaagctaaagtcaaaagtttacatacaccttgcacaacctgcaaaatgttaagtatttgaccaaaataagaaggatcatacaaaatgcatgtttttatttagtacttacctgacgtaaaagacgtttacatatagtccataagagaaaataataactgaatttataaaaagataaaaagtttacatgcacttgattcttaatactgtgttgtcacctgaatgatccacaattgttttgtttagtgatagttgttcatgagtcccttgtttgtcctgaacagttaagctgcctggtattttggtaaaataattaatattttgcagattctgcaaggtgtgtgtaaacttttgacttcaactgtatgtgcatTCAAAAATTACATAGGTACTACATTTAattatagcattttttttttatgtgtgccATAGTGCATATAAGTGTCAGATGTGTAGATGAACAGATACATTGCTGTTAATTTGAAAAAGTTCGTAAACGACAAACCTCCGCTCGTTTGGCATGTTTTGGTGGTTGGCTCGAGCTTTGTCGATGACCTCGACAGGGACTCCTTAATGACAGAGGAGCTTGTGTATAACACGGACGCAGAGACCTAAATATTAAATAACTACCTGATTGTACATTCATCGTAAATAAGTCATTGACCTTGACCAAAAATAATAAGTACAATTTCCGTTCAATCTCCGTTTCTGTATAAATCTTCAGCACATTTCAACATGGTgggcgatttcaaaataaaagtcccttcATCACTCATACATTAGTACGTCCTACAAGAGCGGATATATGTATTGTTTTCTAAGAAAAACGTAACATGCGCTCTGTGTTTAATAAGAATTATATTTCCaacacaaataaagatttttGTAACTCTAATGCGCATTCTACTTCCTGCGCTTCTGATTTAATCAAACTGGACGACCAAAACATTCAATGAGTTACAAAACTACAACATACTGTATATAATGTCAACGTTAGACTATAAAACTGTGCTTTGATCATTTTAACTtaatttctattcattaaagagttCTAAAAAATTATCACAGTGAtgtatcactgtaaaaaaaaaatgtatcacagcaaatcagcatatcacaGTGATTTCTaaagaagactggagtaacgatgttaaaaaatgtagctttgtatcacaggaataaattaataacttcataaaattgcgataatattgctgttttacagtatttttgttaaataaatgcagccttgctaagCAATAAAGAGGCTTATTCTGTCAAAAAcgtttaaaaatcttactgaccccgaTTTTTTGTCATATTTGTGATTAAATAATTTTAGTATATTACATCACAGATTTATTATATTTTCGGACACGTGTTTTTGACGTTTACTGAATTCAAACTCCTCGCAACTCGTTCGTTCTCGCTTGGCCAGCAGGTTTGTGTCATTAGACATGTATGCCCGATGGTTGTAAACGAAAATTGCGTTGTGTTTAATCTGTAAACACAGACGCACCAATGGCTGTCCGCTGGTTATGCAGGTAGGATGGACAGCCCGTTAAACATCATGTTTAATAAGAAATGTATTCATATGATTATGTCTTTAATTTATACAACACATCACCTTGCACTGTTGTGTGCTCTAATGAGAGCAGATTGGTGTCTTTGTGTGCTTTAAATGGACGTAATAGCGGCAAGCTAAACAGGCGGATTATTTCAAGGTATTTGTGTGGTTTTAAATTGTTTCACGCAGCTCAGCTGTTACGTTTACAGCAGATTCGTTGACGTTGTTGTGCATAAAAGATGAAACCACTTTGTGTTGTGGAAGGGAGTTCACTTTTGACTTCACCGCTTAGATGTGTGTATTAAAATACGAAGGGAGGTGAGTCAGTGCATCACGTGCTGTAGTAATATGACATGCCTCAGTTTGCGGAGAGATGGTTTTATAGATACTGATCGGGCAAATGTTGTCATGTTGAAGATCTTACAGCGTAAGGGATCCCTCCTGATGTGAGGAATGGTCTCCTCAGTGAACGAATCGCTATTTCTGAACGAATCTTTTTAAGTGAACGAATCATTCTCGTTACCTTACAGACACCGCCTGTGGCTTCATTGATACTTTTCGTTTACTGAAGGTCTCTCTCTTTTGACTGCACACCTGTCTTCAGATACTGACTGTAGCACGAGCAAACATTTGATCATCAAATGTTGGATTTACTTATCTTATGTCTGTATTGTATCTTTATAGAGAGGGTTTGCTCTCACCATATGGTTTGTggggccatattggagatactcggatgtaaacaacagcatggattgcatagttaatgtactactgaatacgttctTCTGCTAAcctatgctgtctaaaccatggaaaaaatttGTGGACGCCGTTAAATCATGTAGAGAAGGACTTACTAAGCAGGAAAGCCCGCAATATTTAGACAAACTCAAGTTAATAGATGGTAATGATACAAACAAGgtgtattaattaagatattagcctaatatttcacctacctgactggaaatgataagaacaaacacaaatgttgtaaagattcttgctctgaaatcctggttcaatttggccaaccacaaacgccttttgttactccaaacatttttttccagtctgaccaattagtacagcccaaaaacatgacaataattgatcattttcagcagcaataatcagcaaaatatgcaagttttgttcgatTCACTGGCATTGTTTGCACTCTGTGCCACCAATATGGTCGATTGATGATGCACTGggaaagtttacatccccctttcagaatctgcaaaatgttaattattttaccaaaataagacagatcatataaattgcatgttattgtttatttagtataattgaatttataaaaatgaccctgtttaaaagtttacatcgccttgatccttaatactgtgttgttacctgaattatccacagtttttttttttttttttttttttagtgatagtttttcatgagttccttgtttgtccggaacagttaaactgcctgctattcttcagaaaaatccttcaggtctcaaaaattctttggtttccagcatttttgtgtatttgaacccttttcaacaatgactgtatgattttgagatccatcttttcacactgaggacaactgagggactcatatgcaactattacagaaggtttaaacgctcactgatgctccagaaggaaaaacaatgcattaagagccaggggtgaacacttttgaacagaatgacacatttttatatttagtactgcccttcagaggctacagaagatagttacatgttttccagaagacaaaataagttacatttaccctgatcttcaaattaaaaaagctttataagtaaataagaaaaatcttcattctgttcaaaagttttcaccccctggctcttaatgcataatttttccttctggagcatcagtgtgtttgaaccttctgtaatagttgcatatgagtcattgatggaataggttcaaatacaaaaaaaaattgtgggacctgaagggactcatgaacaactatcaataaactaaaaaacacagctgtggatcattcaggtaacaacacagtattaacaatcaagtgtatgtaaacttttgaacgcgttaaatttttataaattcaactgttatttcctcttgtggactatatgtaaacatcttttatatgaaatatcttattcaggtcagtagcaaataaacaaaaacatgaattttgcatgatccctcttattttggtcaaataattaacattttgcagatatttTCATATGCTACCATTTTATAGCCATAAACAATATTGAAGTTAGATATTTGTGAGAATAGATGAGTCCACACATCATAAGGATAACAGAGAAACTATAACTGTTGGTGAACAATAAAAAACACTGATAGCCAATCAAAATCTAAagctaatatatttatattatataagctAATATATTTAACGTTTTGGTGTCAACACCATCCACCCTATTTTTCCGTAAGTGTGGGCACAGCCATTTGCAAATTTCATGGGTCTGACTTCCgctctcatccgcgtccagctatttttagctgttcaaaacagctcattttgctgcttgatattgcaaattgatgtgCCTTGCCATATTATCTTAATGTACTATCtcaattataaacacactggtttgaagtgcaaacagttttaccgtttacggcacatttttattctttttattttcctCTATCTCGGCCATAAGCTTACTTctacattgaaaaataaggtagagagagaaaaaatatgATATGATTTGAGAAAATGCTTTGTTGTAATTTGTGACGAAAATACTTATGATGGTTTCCTACAAGATTTTTAAGCAGGCAAACAATTAAAAAGGATAAGCCTTTCAGCCATGAACGATTCAATCACTCTCCGCCACCTACCGGCGTAGCGATAACTGCATAAAGAGTCACTGAATGAGTCGTTTAGTGCACTGATTCAAAAGAGTCACTGAGGTGAATCACTAGCGCTTATAGTGGGAGGGAAGGGGAGGGGTAGGAATGCAGTCCATACCGATGTGAtgccgctgctgctgctgtgctaaATGCCAGTCTCTGCCAGTGTCACTGCAAGTCCACGATCCAGAAATTACTGGAGTGTTGCACCGCGCAAAACAGTTCAGTAGCGTAGCTGATGGAAACGGCGTCCGGTAAACATGTGCGCGAACGTTTTCGGCGCGTTGAAAAGGTGAGAAATATGCTGCGCATTTTAGGAGGTGGTGAGATGTGCTCGGATTGTGTCGGATAGGGTTGGCTGGTGTTCAGAAGCAATAAAAATGTCCTTCCGCGATAGGTTCATTCATGTAAATCCAGGCACAGCGTTGTCAGATTATATGGTGAGGCATGTACTGGTTTGTGTTATGTTCGAACTCTTACATTCGCCTGACTGATTGTATAGTTCATGTCAAGGATGTAGACTACTAAGGGACGAACAAATGTAGGAATTTAAGAATCAGCCATTGCAAAGTCCATATTGGGGGGACATGTTACGTTCCTGGTTCATGTATCAGGGTACAGCTGTATGACACTCTTAATGATGGCACAGATGATGATGAAGAGATGTGTTCAGCGTTTAGTCTTCATGAACAGAAGACAGTTTTAGATCTGCTGTGGACAGTTCCAGAATCTCGACTCCCTCCCTAGTACTGATGCTGAAGTTTGAAGACCTCTGCTTTTAGTCTCAGTAActgtaatggaaaaaaaaaagtctggccatttttaatttaataattaaagatACTGGTCTTGTTCTGCCAGGACATTGTCTATTATGTTAACAGACATTTCTTTTAACtttaaaacacaacacaatgcTTAAATTCAGAATATAGGCAAAACACCTTACAGATAAAAGGGTACAAAAGCTATCACTTGGATGGTACCTTTTAGGTGCTAATATGTTCACTTTAGGTACTAATGTGTACCTGTGAGGTACCAATATGGACCCTTTACTTTAGGTACAAAGGTAAAAATATCAATACAGAATAAATTCCTTTATATTACATTACGAAGGTAGAAATAGTACACAGTTTATTAGGCCATATTTTTTATGGACTTTTCCATAGTGTAGCttgtttattatttgttgtgTCAGTGTTTGTTGCGTCATTTTGTTATGTGTGTTACCTTGATGGTTGTCACAATCTTTTTTACTATGAATTTCACCGTAAATGTAACAGGATTGTTGTTTAGAGCATCTGTAGACACTGCATTTAGGCTTCATTAGGGTCCTTTGAAATCCGTTAtatattttttccccaaatttctattatttttttttttttcagttttgtggattccattttttttctgtttcaattcttctagactctgttttaatgttttatcaaTAGGGCTCTGTTGGGCCCTATTCTATGAAGACAGAAGAGTTTTAGTTTTGTTAGTTTAGACCTCCGTCAGTATCAGTAGGGCCTAATTGTGAATaatcctttgatttttttttttctcaatatttacatatacatttgTTCAATAGATTGTACTGTTGCTTTACAATATACAAACTGTTCAGCTAATGAaatgtttctgaaaaaaaaacatttgacaaTGACATATAGGACCTTTATTCAGTTTGTGGTTTTTTAAAGACcagggatgtaatgatatcaaTATCTGACGATACAACATtgattgtgatatttaaaaacaaaacaaaaaagacaaatgaagactttcctaattcctaatttctacacttgaaaaagatattttaaatttggactgcagtaatgttacctattcaaaccgctagctgtcagcatttCATACTGCACTttgaagcttttattttgaaggaaaactcattaaaacagaaaactcatagaaaacaggcttacaaaacaCGTCTCACTACTAACCTAGTGAAATGCTATAATCATCTGccacgaaaataaagcataactgatgGCCGTTGCATTATCAAATGCTTGCTAAtttcacagcacatgcaataaacaagttcactgcattcactgtaaaCTGAGCCGATCTGAGGTGCAGAAAACACAGGATCACGAGCTGATTGCCTGAATAAAGTGCGTGCATTGCTGTGAAATGCAACGAAAGCAGACTTGAAGGGATAAACCATATTGcactttcggttttagtttgtttgacagatacagaattttaaagacattttatgttagaataagaattttaaatatcttttaaaaactacactttcatatcgtcatgtgaccactatatcaagacagttttgctattgtgatgccacaatattgataataccgttacatccctagtaaggACTGATCTCTCACAGCCTTGTTTCCATCTGTGTTAATTAAATTCGGTATGGTATCTAATCTGATTAAGCTGTATTGGTAAGATAATATGTGTGCAATTTAGAATCAAGTCTGTATATATTATTGATTGTTTGTTGTGTAACAGTGACTTTAGGTGTTTGTTTCAAGTCAGTGAAGTGGTTCTTGAGCCTTACTGAGAGTGTTATGGGAATACATAAGgcaaaaaaaatgtagaaaagaCTTACAGCTTACTCATTGGGCCTGGTAAGGGAAGGGCCAAGCATAAAAATATTATCGCTATGTGAATTTAAGCAGTAGAAAATAATTAATTGACTCTGATGTATCAGAATTCCATGAATGGTGAGAGAAGCATTTAGCAGTGGTCACTGATAAGCTCTGGCATGGATGGCTTGTTGGCTCTTTGGCTCCACCCAGATTTCATGGTCCAAAGTAATCATCCCCATATTTACTTGCGAGAAGTTGCAACCTATAATAAGAGGTCTTCTGTTGCTTAAATTACTGGATAGCGGAGCACGATAAAAGAGGGAGAGACAGGAAGCTGGGTAGCAGGTGGAGCATCTGGACAGATGATGTTCTTCTGACTCATCCTAATCTGACCCTTCCCTCCTCTCCTACAGTCACAGCATGACATCATATTAGCGTAATACTGTTGCTCAACTGTGGGAGCAGAAATTCAACAAGCTGGGTGAACTGTTCATAAGTTCTTTTGAACTTAGGTGTTGCTTGGGAGTGTTCAAGAAGTATTTATTTGAGATTTTTGAACGCGATAGTAATATCTAACTGCTTTTGTTAGATTGGAGCCGATGATTCTTTTCAGTatggtttttatttttacttttggcTACTGTAATCATTTTTTTGGACACAGCTGTGAGGTTTCTTCTTGACAACGTTCTGGCTGTTTACCTGGTTATATAAAAGGATAGAGCACCCAAGGCGTACTTTTGGAGGGGGAAAAAAGCTATTGAGAGCAAGCCTAACATCTCCGGAGGTATATGAGGACTGCACTCTCACTGCACAGTGTTGTGCATTAAAGTAACATTATTGAGGATGaaacagtttaatatttcacCAGCAAAATAAGTGAAGTTTGTAATGTCTgtactagggatgctcatattgaccgtttaaccgttaaccgacagtaagaattttaaccgattattactatcagttaaacggtttaaaagggtttttttctattatttattttttttacgtttgctgcatggtgaaagaaataatgctatttgtaagatatctgtttactcacgtgcgcatgtcgacacgtgcagtgtggctgtacagacatatttcgcttcacctttacttagttaacagatgtagtatatgcaactcagtggcaagtggcgttattgggttatcagagagtgaagccgtgagtgaatgtattcaaattctgaatgaattatagtctagaaagtgcgcaataggcgctgccgttacaatcactggaaagctatcactcatcctagagtagttcatcgcaatctcataaagttattaaaaagtaataaaataacctttacactgcacaattaatctcttatttatataatgccaacactttctttgttttaataaaagagttcgcgaaagtttagaaatcagcaaaactgaaaccggcactttggttggtgagtggattgtaacatagcctcctctgattggccacagcgataatcaaatcaacatacatgtctgtgatttgctattgctgaacgctgtaaaacacgcgcacacgcatatgacagtggatggaagtcccgaaccacaaattgaaagggtttttgtgatggtgtttttttcgcggatctaagagttaacaggcagcggtcctgcctatccgtacagcatgaggacatgttaaaaactaggcacactgaggtattggctggcctgctatatttttatgtccgacgagaagaataagaccggtacagttcttcaaagcgcataaaaggatttagtgtgttttagttttgtcatcttaattaggtagttatttaatttatacatatttagtgtaggcctatttatattattcttttttttttcattcagattttctctgttctcagaaccgctgctgatgcgtgataatttaagtatatgtcaatacagtttttgttgttgctctgtatgctgctgtttgcacgttaaaataaaacatttgcttgtatttttaatgtatcatcacagatactcgtgcattctatttttattttaaactaatttattattctaattttatcagttaacggttaatgttcggataacgagcagcggttgtcggtcaggaaaattaaccgaaatgagcatccctagtctgTACAGCTGTAATGTTGTCTAAATTGTCCTACTGTGGTGGGACTActtttgcaagtttttttttttcttttaaagatgacattttccatgtttaagtgctataaattggtccctggtgcatctaccaactcagaaaagtgaaaaaggacaaccctgtaactgttttggtaagcctttctc
Above is a genomic segment from Garra rufa chromosome 2, GarRuf1.0, whole genome shotgun sequence containing:
- the coa8 gene encoding cytochrome c oxidase assembly factor 8, which encodes MNVQSGSYLIFRSLRPCYTQAPLSLRSPCRGHRQSSSQPPKHAKRAERTGFSPAASSKYDWIGPPDRLSNLRPIIYHIPENETPLERKLRHLRQETEDWNHEFWTNQNFTFTKEREEYVKSQLTAKGLSERDDNGRKRTLSSEEMAVFYKHFLDKNITRHAGYNREWYRRNFTITLMMARVALQNTWRTLTGQTRGIGREKGKTT